From the genome of Triticum aestivum cultivar Chinese Spring chromosome 3B, IWGSC CS RefSeq v2.1, whole genome shotgun sequence, one region includes:
- the LOC123070614 gene encoding GDSL esterase/lipase At5g45670 — MERVSPWLLLLVLLVAASGPGARADPQVPCYFVFGDSLVDNGNNNDIASLARANYPPYGIDFPGGATGRFSNGLTTVDAISRLLGFDDYIPAYAGANNDQLLSGVNFASAAAGIRDETGQQLGQRISFGGQLQNYQAAVQQLVSILGDEDSAANHLSQCIFTVGMGSNDYLNNYFMPAVYATSRQYTPEQYADVLVSQYTQQLRILYNNGARKVALMGVGQVGCSPNELAQQSSDGVTCVARINGAIEIFNQKLVELVDQFNTLPGAHFTYINAYGIFQDIIRSPGANGLTVLDKGCCGVGRNNGQVTCLPFQTPCANRNEYLFWDAFHPTEAANILVGRRAYSAAQPSDVHPVDLQTLARL, encoded by the exons ATGGAGCGTGTCTCGCCGTGGCTGCTGCTGCTGGTACTTCTGGTGGCCGCGTCAGGGCCGGGTGCGCGCGCCGATCCGCAGGTGCCGTGCTACTTCGTGTTCGGGGACTCGCTGGTGGACAACGGGAACAACAACGACATCGCGTCGCTGGCGCGGGCCAACTACCCGCCCTACGGCATCGACTTCCCCGGCGGAGCCACCGGGCGCTTCAGCAACGGCCTCACCACCGTCGACGCCATCT CTCGGCTTCTGGGCTTCGACGACTACATCCCAGCGTACGCGGGCGCAAACAATGATCAACTCCTCTCCGGCGTCAACTTCGCCTCAGCTGCGGCCGGAATCAGAGACGAGACCGGCCAGCAACTG GGCCAGCGCATAAGCTTCGGCGGGCAGCTCCAGAACTACCAGGCGGCGGTGCAGCAGCTGGTGAGCATCCTGGGGGACGAGGACTCCGCGGCGAACCACCTGAGCCAGTGCATCTTCACGGTGGGCATGGGCAGCAAcgactacctcaacaactacttcatGCCCGCCGTCTACGCCACCAGCCGGCAGTACACCCCGGAGCAGTACGCCGACGTGCTCGTCAGCCAGTACACGCAGCAGCTCAGG ATCCTGTACAACAACGGGGCGAGGAAGGTGGCGCTGATGGGGGTGGGGCAGGTGGGGTGCAGCCCGAACGAGCTGGCGCAGCAGAGCTCCGACGGGGTCACCTGCGTGGCGCGGATCAACGGCGCCATCGAGATCTTCAACCAGAAGCTGGTAGAGCTGGTGGACCAGTTCAACACGCTGCCGGGGGCGCACTTCACCTACATCAACGCCTACGGGATCTTCCAGGACATCATCAGGTCGCCGGGAGCCAACG GCCTGACGGTGCTGGACAAGGGGTGCTGCGGGGTGGGGAGGAACAACGGGCAGGTGACGTGCCTGCCCTTCCAGACGCCGTGCGCCAACAGGAACGAGTACCTCTTCTGGGACGCCTTCCACCCAACGGAGGCCGCCAACATTCTCGTCGGGAGGCGGGCCTACAGCGCCGCCCAGCCCTCCGACGTCCACCCCGTCGACCTGCAGACGCTTGCGCGCCTCTAG